A region from the Altererythrobacter sp. H2 genome encodes:
- the hemW gene encoding radical SAM family heme chaperone HemW, which produces MARALYIHWPFCARKCPYCDFNSHVRESVDHDLWRRALLADMRHEAALAGGAPLESIFFGGGTPSLMPPALVEALLGEAEKLWGFAPDIEITLEGNPSSVEAAAYADLASAGVNRASLGLQSLEDEALRFLGRLHDAHEGMAALTVAQQHFRRVSFDLIYALPGQTTDQWGDQLSRALAFGTGHLSLYQLTIEPGTRFETDVRLGRLIPLDNEAAADLFEMTRELTVAAGLPAYEISNHARSGEQSRHNLAYWRYQDYAGIGPGAHGRRGGMATQRHRKPENWLDAVARAGHGVQEERALGRNEQIVEALLMGLRLAEGVDIAAMAQRFGRPQDAIMDWAAFRLHAGSGLVWREGDRIGVTPHGMPLLDALLDALVPGEMVTG; this is translated from the coding sequence ATGGCCCGCGCGCTCTACATCCACTGGCCGTTCTGCGCCCGCAAGTGCCCCTATTGCGACTTCAACAGCCATGTCCGCGAGAGTGTGGATCACGACCTGTGGCGCAGGGCCCTGCTGGCGGACATGCGGCATGAAGCTGCCCTGGCGGGCGGAGCGCCGCTGGAAAGCATATTCTTCGGCGGCGGCACGCCGTCGCTGATGCCCCCGGCGCTGGTCGAGGCGCTGCTGGGCGAAGCCGAGAAACTGTGGGGCTTCGCGCCCGATATCGAGATCACGCTGGAGGGCAATCCGTCGTCCGTGGAGGCTGCGGCCTATGCCGATCTCGCGTCGGCAGGGGTCAACCGCGCTTCGCTCGGGCTGCAATCACTGGAAGACGAGGCCTTGCGCTTCCTTGGCCGACTGCACGACGCACACGAAGGCATGGCCGCGCTGACCGTGGCGCAGCAGCATTTCCGCCGGGTCAGCTTCGACCTGATCTATGCCCTGCCCGGCCAGACCACGGACCAATGGGGGGACCAGCTCAGCCGCGCCCTCGCTTTTGGCACCGGGCACCTGTCGCTCTATCAACTGACCATCGAGCCGGGCACCCGCTTCGAAACCGATGTCCGGCTGGGCAGATTGATCCCGCTCGACAACGAGGCCGCTGCCGACCTGTTCGAGATGACACGCGAGCTCACCGTGGCCGCAGGCCTTCCGGCCTACGAGATCAGCAACCACGCCCGATCCGGCGAGCAAAGCCGCCACAACCTCGCCTACTGGCGTTACCAGGATTATGCCGGAATCGGCCCGGGGGCACACGGGCGGCGCGGCGGGATGGCGACCCAGCGTCACCGCAAGCCGGAGAACTGGCTCGATGCGGTGGCCCGCGCCGGACACGGCGTGCAGGAAGAGCGCGCCCTGGGGCGCAATGAGCAGATCGTCGAGGCCCTGCTGATGGGGCTGCGCTTGGCTGAAGGGGTCGATATAGCAGCTATGGCGCAGCGATTTGGCCGGCCGCAGGATGCGATCATGGACTGGGCGGCGTTCCGGCTCCACGCTGGCAGCGGCCTCGTCTGGCGTGAAGGCGACCGGATCGGCGTGACCCCGCATGGCATGCCCCTGCTGGACGCCCTGCTCGACGCGCTGGTGCCGGGCGAAATGGTAACCGGATGA
- the rdgB gene encoding RdgB/HAM1 family non-canonical purine NTP pyrophosphatase translates to MTRRLGSGTLVIATHNAGKLKEISALLEPYGVKCISAGSLGLPEPAETGTTFVQNALIKAQAAAQASGLAALADDSGLSVDALGGRPGVYTADWAQRQWFEGAPGRDWYMAMGKVEGMLQELGPETGRSAAFHCVLAIAWPDGEHAVYEGRCEGTLTWPPRGKLGFGYDPVFVPTGGEQTFAEIDPDEKHRISHRADAFAKLVSEQFG, encoded by the coding sequence ATGACCCGCCGTCTCGGCTCCGGCACGCTTGTCATTGCGACGCACAACGCAGGGAAGCTCAAGGAGATTTCCGCGCTGCTGGAGCCGTACGGCGTCAAATGCATCAGTGCCGGATCGCTCGGCCTGCCGGAGCCTGCGGAAACGGGCACGACCTTCGTCCAGAATGCGCTGATCAAGGCGCAGGCGGCAGCGCAGGCGTCGGGTCTCGCTGCGCTGGCGGACGACAGCGGACTGTCAGTCGACGCACTGGGCGGCCGGCCCGGGGTTTACACCGCTGACTGGGCGCAGCGCCAATGGTTCGAGGGAGCACCGGGGCGCGACTGGTACATGGCGATGGGCAAGGTCGAGGGGATGCTGCAGGAACTCGGCCCGGAGACAGGCCGGAGCGCCGCCTTCCACTGCGTGCTGGCGATTGCCTGGCCGGATGGCGAGCACGCGGTCTACGAGGGCCGCTGCGAAGGCACCCTTACCTGGCCGCCGCGCGGCAAGCTGGGCTTCGGGTACGATCCGGTTTTCGTGCCGACTGGCGGCGAGCAGACCTTTGCCGAAATCGACCCGGACGAAAAGCACCGGATCAGCCACCGCGCCGATGCCTTCGCCAAGCTGGTTAGCGAACAGTTTGGCTAA
- the rph gene encoding ribonuclease PH, which produces MRPSGRAPDEMRAITIETGFTRHAEGSCLVSFGDTRVLCTASVEERTPPWLRGKGEGWVTAEYSMLPRATHTRGQREAAKGKQSGRTQEIQRLIGRSLRAVVDLRKLGERQITLDCDVLQADGGTRTAAISGAWVALKLATDKMIAAGDLAADPIAAQVAAISCGIHKGTPVLDLDYIEDSGADADANFVLISGGKIAEVQATAEGETYDEEGLLRLLRLARIGCDRIFTAQLDAVRK; this is translated from the coding sequence ATGCGACCTTCCGGCCGTGCGCCTGACGAAATGCGCGCCATTACCATCGAAACGGGCTTTACCCGCCATGCCGAAGGCTCCTGCCTGGTCAGCTTCGGCGATACGCGCGTGCTGTGCACCGCCAGTGTCGAAGAGCGGACCCCGCCATGGCTGCGCGGCAAGGGCGAAGGCTGGGTCACGGCGGAATACTCGATGCTGCCCCGCGCCACCCACACGCGCGGACAGCGCGAAGCGGCCAAGGGCAAGCAGAGCGGGCGGACACAGGAAATCCAGCGCCTGATCGGGCGGTCCTTGCGCGCGGTGGTTGACCTGCGCAAACTGGGGGAGCGGCAGATCACGCTCGATTGTGACGTCCTGCAGGCCGATGGCGGCACGCGGACGGCGGCCATTTCCGGCGCATGGGTGGCGCTCAAGCTGGCGACCGACAAGATGATTGCCGCAGGCGATCTGGCTGCAGACCCGATTGCCGCGCAAGTTGCTGCGATCAGCTGCGGCATCCACAAGGGCACCCCGGTGCTCGACCTCGACTATATCGAGGACTCGGGCGCCGATGCCGATGCAAACTTCGTGCTGATTTCGGGCGGTAAGATTGCCGAGGTTCAGGCGACTGCCGAGGGCGAGACATATGACGAAGAGGGCCTGCTGCGCCTGCTCCGCCTCGCCCGGATCGGATGCGACCGGATCTTCACCGCGCAGCTGGATGCCGTGCGCAAATGA
- the hrcA gene encoding heat-inducible transcriptional repressor HrcA, translated as MASPPLTDLTDRAREIFRLVVEGYLDSGQPVGSKTLAGPRADGGGRLNLSPASIRSVLAELEVLGLLAAPHTSAGRMPTETGLRLFVDGMMQVAEPTASEREAIEKRLGAPGPIEAALETTSALLSDLSGAAGMVMVPTREPRLAQLSLVSLGQNRALAVLVGEDGGIENRVVDLAVAATASQLEQASNYITARLAGRTLAEASAAMRRELASGQSQLDSASRALVERGLAVWSEDAARRPVLIVRGASNLLDEAALQDIERVRQLLDDLESKQSVAELLDSAREAEATRIFIGSENRLFALSGSSVIASPYRDREGRVVGVLGVIGPTRLNYARVVPMVDFTARSLGKLIG; from the coding sequence ATGGCATCCCCACCGCTCACTGACCTGACTGACCGCGCGCGGGAGATTTTCCGCCTGGTGGTGGAGGGCTATCTCGACAGCGGCCAGCCGGTCGGCTCGAAGACACTGGCGGGGCCAAGGGCAGATGGCGGGGGCCGTCTGAACCTTTCGCCGGCCTCGATCCGCTCGGTGCTGGCAGAGCTGGAAGTGCTCGGCCTGCTGGCTGCGCCGCACACCAGTGCCGGGCGAATGCCGACCGAAACCGGCCTGCGGCTGTTTGTTGACGGGATGATGCAGGTGGCCGAGCCCACGGCGAGCGAGAGGGAGGCGATTGAGAAGCGGCTCGGCGCGCCCGGCCCGATCGAGGCGGCGCTGGAGACGACCAGCGCGCTTCTGTCCGACCTTTCGGGGGCGGCAGGAATGGTGATGGTGCCGACGCGCGAGCCGCGCCTTGCCCAGCTATCACTTGTCAGCCTTGGGCAGAACCGGGCGCTTGCCGTGCTCGTGGGTGAGGACGGCGGCATCGAGAACCGGGTGGTCGATCTGGCAGTTGCGGCCACTGCGTCCCAGTTGGAGCAGGCGAGCAACTACATCACGGCGCGCCTGGCGGGGCGCACGCTGGCCGAAGCATCGGCGGCGATGCGGAGGGAACTTGCCTCAGGCCAGTCGCAGCTCGATTCGGCCAGCCGCGCGCTGGTGGAGCGCGGCCTCGCAGTATGGAGCGAGGACGCGGCCCGCCGCCCGGTGCTGATCGTGCGGGGGGCATCCAACCTGCTCGACGAGGCCGCGCTGCAGGACATCGAGCGGGTCCGGCAACTGCTCGACGATCTCGAAAGCAAGCAGTCGGTCGCCGAACTGCTCGACAGCGCGCGCGAGGCCGAAGCCACGCGCATTTTCATCGGCAGCGAGAACCGCCTGTTCGCGCTCAGCGGGTCGTCGGTGATCGCCTCGCCCTATCGTGATCGGGAAGGGCGGGTGGTCGGAGTACTGGGGGTGATCGGGCCTACCCGATTGAATTACGCGCGCGTCGTCCCCATGGTGGATTTCACCGCCCGATCGCTGGGCAAACTCATCGGATAG
- a CDS encoding nucleotide exchange factor GrpE, translated as MTEDDKRPQDDAAQKELEGVPEHMLDQGDDESGESSGLAEALAALRADLDAAKQDVLYARAETQNVRRRMEKDIADARTYAATGFARDILSVSDNLARALDALPTDTREDDKLKGFVIGIEATQRELDKIFGQHGVTRIASVGLPLDPNQHQAMLEVPSNDHEPGTVVQEMQAGYMIRDRLLRPAMVAVAKKPD; from the coding sequence ATGACTGAAGACGACAAGCGGCCGCAAGACGACGCCGCGCAAAAGGAACTCGAAGGCGTGCCCGAACATATGCTGGATCAGGGCGACGACGAATCAGGCGAAAGCTCCGGTCTGGCTGAGGCATTGGCAGCCCTGCGCGCCGATCTGGATGCGGCCAAGCAGGACGTGCTCTATGCCCGGGCCGAAACGCAGAACGTGCGCCGCCGGATGGAGAAGGATATTGCCGACGCGCGCACTTATGCCGCCACCGGCTTTGCCCGCGACATCCTGTCGGTATCCGACAACCTGGCCCGCGCACTCGATGCCCTGCCCACCGACACGCGCGAGGACGACAAGCTGAAAGGCTTCGTGATCGGGATCGAGGCAACCCAGCGCGAGCTGGACAAGATCTTCGGCCAGCACGGGGTTACCCGGATCGCCTCGGTTGGCTTGCCGCTCGACCCGAACCAGCACCAGGCCATGCTGGAGGTTCCCAGCAACGATCACGAGCCCGGCACGGTGGTGCAGGAAATGCAGGCTGGCTACATGATCCGGGACCGCCTGCTGCGCCCGGCCATGGTCGCTGTGGCAAAGAAGCCCGACTGA
- a CDS encoding DUF885 domain-containing protein, with product MRAGWSMIAAAALLAAGTPLQAQESPDARLSALADAYHTYRIEQSGRIEQPDGSTEAGERLWSVTPEAHVARAEQARAWLAELDSINPDALTAAARIDAAVLRHLLETEIGDAQFREWEMPFDSDNNFWSYLAQPFPLQSVEDYRRYIARMRDIPRYFEEQKANARAGLARGFSVPRVTLEGRERSIASYVVDDPKKSRFWAAFSTMAPMPIPTGEGVALQIEAREVIEQEVIPAYRDLLDFFRNEYVPQTRETLGASEFPDGAAYYRQQIREYTTLDLTAEQIHQIGLDEVARITAEMEQVKAQAGFTGTLPEFVQFLRTDPQFVARTPDELMGVSSYVAKRVDGRLKDYFGFLPRYRFAIREVDPAIAPFYTAGRGGLEYCQMNTYDLASRPLYNIPALTLHECAPGHSFQAAIALEQPEVPRFRRQVYFSGFGEGWGLYTEYLGEEMGIYRTPYERFGKLSYEMWRAVRLVIDTGIHHYGWSREQAMEYLASRTALSRHEVGTEVDRYISWPGQALAYKLGEMTIRRVRAKAEESLGPKFDIRKFHDVVLSLGSVPLPVLEERIDAFIADGGQGLPGVNYD from the coding sequence ATGAGGGCCGGATGGAGCATGATTGCGGCGGCTGCCCTTCTGGCTGCGGGCACGCCCCTGCAAGCCCAGGAAAGCCCTGACGCCCGCCTTTCAGCGCTGGCGGATGCTTACCACACCTACCGCATAGAGCAGTCGGGTCGGATCGAGCAGCCCGATGGCAGTACCGAGGCGGGTGAGCGGCTGTGGTCGGTGACGCCGGAGGCGCACGTGGCCCGGGCCGAACAGGCGAGGGCGTGGCTGGCGGAGCTCGATAGCATCAACCCCGATGCCTTGACGGCAGCGGCACGGATCGACGCGGCCGTGCTGCGCCACCTGCTGGAGACCGAGATCGGCGACGCGCAGTTTCGCGAATGGGAAATGCCGTTCGACAGCGACAACAATTTCTGGAGCTATCTCGCACAGCCCTTCCCGCTCCAGTCGGTGGAGGATTACCGCCGCTACATTGCCAGGATGCGGGATATTCCGCGCTACTTCGAGGAGCAGAAAGCCAATGCTCGGGCTGGGCTCGCGCGGGGTTTCAGTGTGCCACGGGTGACCCTGGAGGGGCGCGAGCGGTCGATCGCCTCCTACGTGGTCGACGATCCCAAGAAGAGCCGGTTCTGGGCCGCGTTTTCGACCATGGCGCCAATGCCCATTCCCACTGGCGAGGGTGTCGCGCTTCAAATTGAGGCGCGGGAGGTCATCGAGCAGGAGGTCATACCAGCTTACCGCGACCTGCTCGACTTTTTCCGCAACGAATATGTGCCGCAGACCCGCGAGACGCTTGGCGCAAGCGAGTTTCCGGATGGCGCGGCCTATTACCGGCAGCAGATCAGGGAATACACCACGCTCGACCTGACCGCCGAGCAGATCCACCAGATCGGGCTCGACGAAGTCGCCCGGATCACCGCGGAAATGGAGCAGGTCAAGGCGCAGGCCGGGTTCACCGGCACTTTGCCCGAATTCGTGCAATTCCTGCGCACCGACCCGCAGTTCGTCGCGCGTACCCCGGATGAGCTGATGGGGGTGTCGTCCTACGTCGCCAAGCGGGTGGACGGGCGGCTGAAGGATTACTTCGGCTTCCTGCCGCGCTACCGGTTTGCGATCCGCGAGGTCGATCCGGCCATCGCCCCGTTCTACACCGCGGGCAGGGGCGGGCTCGAGTACTGCCAGATGAACACCTACGACCTGGCTTCGCGCCCGCTCTACAACATTCCGGCGCTGACCCTGCACGAATGCGCGCCGGGGCACAGCTTCCAGGCCGCGATCGCGCTGGAGCAGCCCGAGGTGCCGCGGTTCCGGCGGCAGGTCTATTTCTCCGGCTTCGGCGAGGGCTGGGGGCTCTACACCGAATACCTGGGTGAAGAGATGGGCATCTATCGCACCCCCTACGAGCGCTTCGGCAAACTCAGCTACGAGATGTGGCGCGCGGTCCGGCTGGTGATCGACACCGGCATCCACCACTACGGCTGGAGCCGCGAGCAGGCGATGGAGTACCTTGCCAGCCGCACCGCACTGTCCCGGCACGAAGTGGGCACCGAGGTTGACCGTTATATCAGCTGGCCGGGGCAGGCGCTGGCCTACAAGCTGGGCGAAATGACCATTCGCCGGGTTCGTGCCAAGGCGGAGGAGTCGCTCGGGCCGAAGTTCGACATCCGCAAGTTCCACGATGTCGTGCTCTCGCTTGGCTCGGTCCCGCTTCCGGTGCTGGAGGAGCGGATCGATGCCTTCATTGCGGATGGCGGGCAGGGCTTGCCGGGTGTCAATTACGACTGA
- a CDS encoding vgr related protein translates to MTQGAHSCPVGGSRPLTAGEIALARSVFGSAIDYAPVTIRRHKWFAFQPQRVTMAPRGHLHFHPRSHNYCDDFSAAPLQLQGHFIHEMVHVWQVQTFGSWWLILNRLPWERYDYSLKPGWALEQYGIEQQAEIVRHAFLLRRGIRIAGVADKAAYDLLVRFPGATG, encoded by the coding sequence GTGACACAAGGCGCGCATTCGTGCCCGGTCGGCGGCTCTCGTCCGCTCACGGCAGGTGAGATCGCGCTGGCCCGGAGCGTGTTCGGAAGCGCCATCGATTATGCCCCGGTGACGATCCGGCGGCACAAGTGGTTTGCGTTCCAGCCGCAGCGGGTGACCATGGCCCCGCGCGGACACCTGCATTTCCATCCCCGCTCTCACAACTATTGCGACGATTTCTCCGCCGCGCCGCTGCAGCTGCAAGGGCACTTCATCCACGAAATGGTGCACGTCTGGCAGGTGCAGACATTCGGCAGCTGGTGGCTGATCCTCAATCGCCTGCCGTGGGAACGCTATGACTACAGCCTCAAGCCAGGCTGGGCGCTCGAGCAATACGGCATCGAACAACAGGCGGAGATCGTCCGCCATGCCTTCCTGCTTCGGCGGGGGATCAGGATCGCCGGGGTGGCGGACAAGGCAGCCTATGACCTGCTGGTGCGTTTTCCGGGAGCCACCGGGTGA
- a CDS encoding copper chaperone PCu(A)C: MKASVIWAGFLLLGVTGLGACGEQADEAPAEAVEGVPGLSVTNARLVLPAVSGNPAAVYFDVAYDGTRGLALSSVAVEGAEKAEFHEYAEWDGKMQMQEMLRLPIKQGDRHSFEPGGKHVMAMNISPDLAEGGTANVTLTVSGGGTMTFPAEIKAAGSER; the protein is encoded by the coding sequence GTGAAAGCATCGGTTATTTGGGCAGGTTTCCTGCTGCTGGGCGTTACCGGTCTCGGCGCGTGCGGTGAGCAGGCGGATGAAGCCCCGGCCGAAGCGGTCGAAGGCGTTCCCGGCCTCAGCGTCACCAACGCGCGCCTTGTCCTGCCAGCCGTCTCGGGCAACCCTGCCGCAGTCTATTTTGACGTCGCCTATGACGGAACCCGCGGGCTGGCACTCAGCTCGGTCGCAGTCGAAGGCGCTGAAAAGGCTGAATTCCACGAATATGCGGAATGGGACGGCAAGATGCAGATGCAGGAAATGCTTCGCCTGCCGATCAAGCAGGGTGACCGGCACTCGTTCGAACCGGGCGGCAAGCACGTCATGGCGATGAACATCTCCCCCGATCTGGCCGAGGGCGGGACAGCCAATGTCACGCTGACCGTATCGGGCGGCGGCACGATGACTTTCCCGGCCGAAATCAAGGCTGCCGGTAGCGAGCGCTGA
- the dnaK gene encoding molecular chaperone DnaK has product MGKVIGIDLGTTNSCVAVMDGGKPKVIENSEGARTTPSIVAFTKDGERLIGQPAKRQAVTNGDNTIFAVKRLIGRRFDDPVTKKDTALVPYTIVKGKNGDAWVQAGGEDYSPSQISAFILQKMKETAESYLGETVTQAVITVPAYFNDAQRQATKDAGQIAGLEVLRIINEPTAAALAYGLDKDDGKTIAVYDLGGGTFDVSILEIGDGVFEVKSTNGDTFLGGEDFDSTIVEYLADEFKKKENMDLRTDKLALQRLKEAAEKAKIELSSSAQTEINLPFITARMEGGSTTPLHLVETLTRSKLEQLVADLIKRTLEPCKKALADAGLDKGAIDEVVLVGGMTRMPKVREVVEEFFGKKPHTGVNPDEVVAMGAAIQAGVLQGDVKDVLLLDVTPLSLGIETLGGVFTRMIDRNTTIPTKKTQVYSTAEDNQNAVTIKVFQGEREMAADNKLLGQFDLLGLPAAPRGVPQIEVTFDIDANGIVNVSAKDKGTGKEQQIRIQASGGLTDADIDQMVKDAEKFAEEDKQRREKAEARNQADSLVHATEKQLAEHGDKISADLKAQVEAAIAETKTALEGDDAGEINSKAQALTEVAMKMGQEIYQQEQASASPGGGDAGASEEPKEDVVDAEFSEVDEDKKG; this is encoded by the coding sequence ATGGGTAAAGTTATCGGTATCGACCTTGGCACCACCAACAGCTGTGTGGCCGTGATGGACGGGGGCAAGCCCAAGGTCATCGAGAATTCGGAAGGTGCACGCACCACGCCGTCGATCGTCGCCTTCACCAAGGATGGGGAGCGCCTGATCGGCCAGCCGGCCAAGCGCCAGGCGGTCACCAACGGCGACAACACCATTTTTGCGGTCAAGCGCCTGATCGGCCGCCGCTTTGACGACCCGGTGACCAAGAAGGACACCGCCCTTGTCCCTTACACCATCGTCAAGGGCAAGAACGGGGATGCCTGGGTCCAGGCGGGCGGCGAAGACTATTCGCCCAGCCAGATTTCCGCGTTCATCCTGCAGAAGATGAAGGAAACCGCCGAGAGCTATCTCGGTGAAACCGTAACCCAGGCGGTCATCACCGTCCCGGCCTACTTCAACGACGCGCAGCGCCAGGCGACCAAGGACGCCGGCCAGATTGCGGGCCTTGAAGTGCTGCGCATCATCAACGAGCCGACTGCGGCCGCGCTCGCCTATGGCCTCGACAAGGACGACGGCAAGACGATTGCTGTCTATGACCTTGGCGGCGGCACCTTCGACGTCTCGATCCTCGAGATCGGTGATGGCGTGTTCGAAGTGAAGTCGACCAACGGCGACACCTTCCTCGGCGGTGAAGACTTCGACAGCACGATCGTCGAATACCTGGCGGACGAGTTCAAGAAGAAGGAGAACATGGATCTCCGGACGGACAAGCTCGCCCTGCAGCGCCTCAAGGAAGCGGCGGAAAAGGCCAAGATCGAGCTGAGCTCCAGCGCCCAGACCGAAATCAACCTGCCCTTCATCACCGCCCGCATGGAAGGCGGCAGCACCACCCCGCTGCACCTGGTCGAGACACTGACCCGCTCCAAGCTGGAGCAGCTGGTCGCTGACCTGATCAAGCGGACGCTTGAGCCGTGCAAGAAGGCTCTGGCCGACGCCGGGCTGGACAAGGGTGCGATTGACGAAGTCGTGCTGGTCGGCGGGATGACCCGCATGCCCAAGGTGCGCGAAGTGGTCGAAGAGTTCTTCGGCAAGAAGCCGCACACCGGTGTGAACCCTGATGAAGTAGTCGCCATGGGCGCCGCGATCCAGGCAGGCGTGCTGCAGGGCGACGTCAAGGACGTGCTGCTGCTCGACGTGACCCCGCTTTCGCTCGGTATCGAGACGCTGGGCGGCGTGTTCACCCGCATGATTGACCGCAACACCACGATCCCGACCAAGAAGACCCAGGTCTATTCCACCGCTGAAGACAACCAGAACGCGGTGACGATCAAGGTCTTCCAGGGCGAGCGCGAGATGGCGGCGGACAACAAGCTGCTGGGCCAGTTCGACCTGCTCGGCCTGCCTGCCGCCCCGCGCGGGGTGCCGCAGATCGAGGTCACCTTCGACATCGATGCCAACGGCATTGTCAACGTTAGCGCCAAGGACAAGGGCACGGGCAAGGAACAGCAGATCCGTATCCAGGCCTCTGGCGGCCTGACCGACGCTGACATCGACCAGATGGTCAAGGATGCGGAGAAATTCGCCGAGGAAGACAAGCAGCGCCGCGAAAAGGCCGAGGCCCGCAACCAGGCTGACAGCCTGGTCCACGCGACCGAAAAGCAGCTGGCCGAGCACGGCGACAAGATCAGCGCCGATCTCAAGGCGCAGGTCGAAGCCGCCATTGCTGAAACCAAGACGGCGCTCGAAGGCGACGATGCCGGGGAAATCAATTCTAAGGCGCAGGCGCTCACCGAAGTGGCGATGAAGATGGGCCAGGAAATCTACCAGCAGGAACAGGCTTCGGCCTCGCCTGGAGGTGGCGATGCTGGTGCCAGCGAGGAACCGAAGGAGGACGTGGTCGACGCCGAGTTCTCCGAAGTGGACGAAGACAAGAAGGGCTGA